The Amycolatopsis sp. DG1A-15b genome contains the following window.
TGGACTGGCGCGGCGTCGCCCGCGTCATGAGCGAGCGGCCCGCCGAGATCGGCAACCTGGCCGACCAGGGCCGGCCGATCGCCGTCGGTGAGCCGGCGAACCTGACGCTCGTCGACCCGGACGCCGAGTGGACCGTCCGGGGCGCGGAGCTGGCCAGCATCGCGGCCAACACCCCGTACGAGGGAATGCGGCTGCCCGGCGTGGTGACCGCGACGCTGCTGCGCGGGCGGATCACCGCGCGGGACGGGAAGATCTGCTGATGGAGCGCTTCTGGCTCGTGCTGGCGATCGTCGCCTTCTTCCTGCTCTGCCTCTGGGGCATGTACGTGGGCTGGCGGCGCAAGTCCCGCTCGCAGAGCGCCCAGGTGCCGCCGTTCCCCGCGATCCCCTCGGATGCCGGCGAGGTGCTGCTGGAGTCCACCGGCGTCTACCTGGCGACGACGATCGCGGGGGAGTGGCAGAACCGGATCGTCACCCGCGGCGCGGGACTGCGCACCGGCGCGGTCTGGCGCCTGCACGACGGCGGTGTCGCCGTCGAGCGCGGGGGAGCGCCCGACTTCTGGATCCCGCGCGATGCCGTCACCGGTGTCCGGCGGGACAAGAAGATCGCCGGGAAGGTGATGGGCACGGACGCGCTGCTGGTCGTCACCTGGCGGCTCGGTGAAACCGAACTCGACACCGGCTTCCGCGGCGACGACCTCGACGACTATCCACAATGGATCGAACAGCTCAAGATCAAGGGAGGTGCCCAGTGAACGCGCGCGCTCAGGCCGCACTGGTGCTCGAAGACGGCCGGGTGTTCCGCGGCGCTGCCTACGGCGCGCAGGGGCGAACCCTCGGCGAGGCGGTGTTCTGCACCGGCATGACCGGGTACCAGGAGACGCTGACCGACCCGTCCTACCACGGGCAGATCGTGGTGCAGACCGCGCCGCAGATCGGCAACACCGGCTGGAACGACGAGGACGACGAGTCCTCGAAGATCTGGGTCAACGGCTACGTGGTGCGCGACCCCGCCCGCACGCCGTCCAACTGGCGCTCTCGCCGGACGTTGGACGAGGAACTGGTGCGGCAGGGCATCGTCGGCATCGCCGAGGTCGACACCCGCTCGCTGACCCGCCACCTGCGCGAGCTCGGCGCGATGCGTGCCGGCGTGTTCTCCGGTGACGCGCTGGGCACCGTCGACGACATGGTCGCCGAGGTGCTGGCGAGCCCGAAGATGGAAGGTGCCGACCTGGCGGGCCAGGTTTCGACGCCCCAGCCGTACGTGGTCTCGCCGTCCGGCGAAGTCCGCTTCCGGGTGGCGGCGCTGGACCTGGGCATCAAGTCCAACACCCCGCGCCAGATGGTCAAGCGCGGCATCGAGATGCACGTGCTGCCGTCGACTTCGTCGCTGGACGACCTGCTGGCGATCGAGCCGGACGGGGTGTTCCTGTCGAACGGCCCCGGCGACCCGGCCACGACGACGCACGCCACCGAGCTGACCAAGCAGGTCCTGGGCCGCGAGATCCCGCTGTTCGGCATCTGCTTCGGCAACCAGGTCCTGGGCCGCGCGCTCGGCCTGGGGACGTACAAGATGCGCTACGGCCACCGCGGCATCAACATCCCGGTGATCGACGTGGCGACCCGGTCCGTGGCGATCACCGCGCAGAACCACGGGTTCGCGTTGGAAGGCGAGCCGGGACAGCGTTTCGAGTCCCCGTTCGGCGCGGCGCAGATCAGCCACTACTGCCCCAACGACGACACGGTCGAGGGCGTCCGGGCGCTGGACGTCCCGGCGTTCTCGGTCCAGTACCACCCCGAAGCCGCAGCCGGCCCGCACGACGCGGCGCCGCTGTTCGACGATTTCGTTTCGCTCATGGAGAAGAAGGCCTGATGCCGAAGAGGACGGACATCCAGCACGTGCTGGTGATCGGCTCCGGGCCGATCGTGATCGGGCAGGCCGCGGAGTTCGACTACTCCGGTACCCAGGCCTGCCGGGTGCTGCGCAGCGAAGGCCTGCGCGTGTCGCTGGTGAACTCGAACCCGGCGACCATCATGACCGACCCCGAGTTCGCCGATGCCACCTACATCGAGCCGGTGACGCCGGACTTCGTGGAGAAGGTCATCGCCGCCGAGAGTGAACGCGGGTACCCCGTCGATGCGCTGCTGGCGACCCTCGGCGGGCAGACCGCGCTGAACTGCGCCGTCGCGCTGCACGAGCGGGGGGTGCTCGACAAGTACGGCGTCGAGCTGATCGGTGCCGACATCGACGCCATCCAGCGCGGTGAGGACCGGCAGAAGTTCAAGGACATCGTGCGCACCATCGGCGCCGACGTCCCGCGCAGCCGCGTCTGCCACGACATGGACGAGGTCCGCGACACCGTCAAGGAGCTCGGCCTGCCGGTCGTGATCCGGCCGTCCTTCACCATGGGCGGGCTCGGCTCCGGCATGGCGCACACGCCCGAGGACCTCGAGCGGCTCGCCTCCACCGGGCTCGCCGAG
Protein-coding sequences here:
- a CDS encoding transporter gives rise to the protein MERFWLVLAIVAFFLLCLWGMYVGWRRKSRSQSAQVPPFPAIPSDAGEVLLESTGVYLATTIAGEWQNRIVTRGAGLRTGAVWRLHDGGVAVERGGAPDFWIPRDAVTGVRRDKKIAGKVMGTDALLVVTWRLGETELDTGFRGDDLDDYPQWIEQLKIKGGAQ
- the carA gene encoding glutamine-hydrolyzing carbamoyl-phosphate synthase small subunit, with amino-acid sequence MDRTAQDQGRCPVNARAQAALVLEDGRVFRGAAYGAQGRTLGEAVFCTGMTGYQETLTDPSYHGQIVVQTAPQIGNTGWNDEDDESSKIWVNGYVVRDPARTPSNWRSRRTLDEELVRQGIVGIAEVDTRSLTRHLRELGAMRAGVFSGDALGTVDDMVAEVLASPKMEGADLAGQVSTPQPYVVSPSGEVRFRVAALDLGIKSNTPRQMVKRGIEMHVLPSTSSLDDLLAIEPDGVFLSNGPGDPATTTHATELTKQVLGREIPLFGICFGNQVLGRALGLGTYKMRYGHRGINIPVIDVATRSVAITAQNHGFALEGEPGQRFESPFGAAQISHYCPNDDTVEGVRALDVPAFSVQYHPEAAAGPHDAAPLFDDFVSLMEKKA